A DNA window from Camelina sativa cultivar DH55 chromosome 17, Cs, whole genome shotgun sequence contains the following coding sequences:
- the LOC104757168 gene encoding B3 domain-containing transcription factor LEC2-like isoform X1: protein MDNFFPFSSSNANSVQEFAMDANNNLSHLLYSYPMEQMAAVMNPHQPLYSSDAFPQIPVSQPGSEVCSLVSNPNPCLRPERGGLFLDPTKMARINRKNAMIRSRNNSSPNSSPDEVVESKRQVMMLNMRNNVQIPERKDLYPHSTFDNKKLRVSCVKLLKNSDVGALGRIVLPKREAEGKLPKLSDKEGIVLEMRDVFSLQSWSFKYKFWSNNKSRMYVLENTGEFVRQNGVESGDTLTIYEDESKNLYFAVTKPGRQNGGRGAKSMEVNERNHYEEIMYDFMPGDEEEASIAMLIGNLNDHYPNPNDLMGLTVDHQHYQAASSLLSVDYAHVGSLDDQVSFDDIVW from the exons ATGGATAACTTCTTTCCCTTTTCCTCTTCTAACGCAAACTCTGTCCAAGAATTCGCTATGGATGCTAACAACAATCTCTCGCACCTTTTGTATTCTTACCCGATGGAGCAGATGGCAGCCGTGATGAATCCTCATCAGCCGCTTTACTCGTCCGATGCTTTTCCTCAGATCCCGGTTTCGCAACCCGGAAGTGAGGTCTGTTCTTTGGTTAGTAATCCTAATCCTTGTTTGAGACCAGAGAGAGGTGGATTGTTTCTTGATCCGACAAAGATGGCCAGGATCAACAGGAAGAACGCGATGATCAGATCAAGAAACAACTCTAGCCCTAATTCTAGTCCAGATGAGGTGGTTGAGTCAAAGAGACAGGTGATGATGCTTAACATGAGAAATAACGTGCAGATCCCTGAGAGAAAAGATCTCTACCCTCACTCCACTTTCGATAAcaag AAGCTTAGGGTTTCGTGTGTGAAGCTTTTGAAGAACAGCGATGTTGGGGCTCTTGGGAGGATAGTTCTCCCAAAG AGAGAAGCCGAAGGAAAGCTTCCGAAGTTATCTGATAAAGAAGGAATCGTTTTAGAGATGAGAGATGTTTTCTCTTTGCAGTCTTGGTCTTTCAAATACAA GTTCTGGTCCAATAACAAGAGCAGAATGTATGTCCTCGAGAACACAG GAGAATTTGTGAGGCAAAATGGAGTAGAGTCAGGAGATACTTTAACAATATACGAGGACGAAAGCAAGAATCTC TACTTCGCCGTTACAAAGCCGGGAAGACAAAATGGAGGAAGAGGAGCTAAGTCGATGGAAGTGAACGAGAGGAACCACTACGAAGAGATAATGTATGATTTCATGccaggagacgaagaagaagcttctaTTGCAATGCTCATCGGAAATCTAAACGATCACTATCCCAACCCTAACGATCTCATGGGCCTCACCGTTGACCATCAGCATTATCAAGCCGCGTCCTCGTTGCTATCTGTGGATTATGCGCACGTGGGTTCACTCGATGATCAAGTGAGCTTTGACGACATTGTGTGGTGA
- the LOC104759474 gene encoding putative nuclease HARBI1, which translates to MAKPGLTVPAKIRESTRYYPYFKDCVGAIDGTHIHAMVPTNDASSYRNQKGYTSQNVLAACNFDLEFIYVLSGWEGTAHDSKVLSDAVARSKSKLPVPEETSIGHEENSNEENGDTGTLQSQQKDYANNWRDTIAANMWAEATGTGSMP; encoded by the exons ATGGCCAAACCTGGACTCACGGTTCCTGCAAAAATAAGAGAAAGCACTCGCTATTATCCTTACTTCAAG GATTGCGTTGGCGCTATCGACGGTACACACATTCATGCAATGGTGCCTACTAATGATGCATCAAGCTATCGAAATCAGAAAGGATATACATCACAAAATGTTCTTGCTGCTTGTAACTTTGATCTAGAATTCATATATGTCCTTAGTGGATGGGAAGGTACAGCTCACGATTCAAAAGTATTAAGTGATGCTGTAGCGAGAAGTAAGAGCAAGCTACCTGTTCCCGAAG AAACCAGTATTGGTCACGAAGAAAACAGTAATGAGGAAAATGGAGATACGGGAACTCTCCAATCTCAGCAAAAAGATTATGCTAATAATTGGAGAGACACAATAGCTGCTAATATGTGGGCAGAGGCTACAGGAACAGGGAGCATGCCGTGA
- the LOC104757168 gene encoding B3 domain-containing transcription factor LEC2-like isoform X2, with product MDNFFPFSSSNANSVQEFAMDANNNLSHLLYSYPMEQMAAVMNPHQPLYSSDAFPQIPVSQPGSEVCSLVSNPNPCLRPERGGLFLDPTKMARINRKNAMIRSRNNSSPNSSPDEVVESKRQVMMLNMRNNVQIPERKDLYPHSTFDNKKLRVSCVKLLKNSDVGALGRIVLPKREAEGKLPKLSDKEGIVLEMRDVFSLQSWSFKYKFWSNNKSRMYVLENTGEFVRQNGVESGDTLTIYEDESKNLPGRQNGGRGAKSMEVNERNHYEEIMYDFMPGDEEEASIAMLIGNLNDHYPNPNDLMGLTVDHQHYQAASSLLSVDYAHVGSLDDQVSFDDIVW from the exons ATGGATAACTTCTTTCCCTTTTCCTCTTCTAACGCAAACTCTGTCCAAGAATTCGCTATGGATGCTAACAACAATCTCTCGCACCTTTTGTATTCTTACCCGATGGAGCAGATGGCAGCCGTGATGAATCCTCATCAGCCGCTTTACTCGTCCGATGCTTTTCCTCAGATCCCGGTTTCGCAACCCGGAAGTGAGGTCTGTTCTTTGGTTAGTAATCCTAATCCTTGTTTGAGACCAGAGAGAGGTGGATTGTTTCTTGATCCGACAAAGATGGCCAGGATCAACAGGAAGAACGCGATGATCAGATCAAGAAACAACTCTAGCCCTAATTCTAGTCCAGATGAGGTGGTTGAGTCAAAGAGACAGGTGATGATGCTTAACATGAGAAATAACGTGCAGATCCCTGAGAGAAAAGATCTCTACCCTCACTCCACTTTCGATAAcaag AAGCTTAGGGTTTCGTGTGTGAAGCTTTTGAAGAACAGCGATGTTGGGGCTCTTGGGAGGATAGTTCTCCCAAAG AGAGAAGCCGAAGGAAAGCTTCCGAAGTTATCTGATAAAGAAGGAATCGTTTTAGAGATGAGAGATGTTTTCTCTTTGCAGTCTTGGTCTTTCAAATACAA GTTCTGGTCCAATAACAAGAGCAGAATGTATGTCCTCGAGAACACAG GAGAATTTGTGAGGCAAAATGGAGTAGAGTCAGGAGATACTTTAACAATATACGAGGACGAAAGCAAGAATCTC CCGGGAAGACAAAATGGAGGAAGAGGAGCTAAGTCGATGGAAGTGAACGAGAGGAACCACTACGAAGAGATAATGTATGATTTCATGccaggagacgaagaagaagcttctaTTGCAATGCTCATCGGAAATCTAAACGATCACTATCCCAACCCTAACGATCTCATGGGCCTCACCGTTGACCATCAGCATTATCAAGCCGCGTCCTCGTTGCTATCTGTGGATTATGCGCACGTGGGTTCACTCGATGATCAAGTGAGCTTTGACGACATTGTGTGGTGA